The genomic window TGAATGATACGGAGTATAGCTTACTTACCTTGGTTTTCGGTCTGGTGTCAGTTTCGTTCATTTTAACCTATGCCTTCTTTCGCAGGCAGCAGTTTAGTGAATGTGGTAAAGTTAAGTATCAGTAAGTAGTTTATCCCTGCATTAAGCCTATCTTTATAGTCTCGATCGGCAGAGCAGCGCCCGGGCTCTTTGTTAAGGGCAGCTTCTGCTCCTCGGTGAAGCCTATAGTCTCACCCGGCCTGAGTGTTTCGTCTTCGGTTATAAGATACTCGGCAACGCTTATCATAAAGCTGTAAAGATAGCCCGGCTGAGCGAGAGTGCCAACTACCTCGAACTCGTCCTTGCCGAAGAACTGCATACCTGTGGTGTAAGCGTTCATCTTGCCGCCCTCGGTAAGATACATACCAACGTGTACAGCTATCGGTGTCGGGAATTCTCCGTGCTGCATCACCTCAGCGGTCTTCAGATAGAAATCGCAAGGATAGCAGGTCGGGAATTTGTATATGCCTATGGCATTCTTAAGTATCAGCATCGAAGCCGCTACCTTAGCAAAGAGCTTTGCCTGGTCTGTAGGCGTGCCGTTTTTCGACATTATAGCTATCATGCAGTGAGCCTGGTGCTTTGCTACCTCCTCAGCTGCATTTGTCCACATAACGCTGTTTTTTGCGTTGTTTTCAGCCTCGTGGTCAGGCACAGGGCTGGGCATCAGCGAGCAGGCAACGAGCATATCGTTTATCCTGAGCACTACCGAGCCGTCCTTCACCTCGTCGTCCGATACATCTAAGTGCCACTTTTCTCTTAACTCCTTGAAAAAGCGTGGCCAGTCAAGGTTTGCGTCCTTTAAGAGCACAAATCCAAGCATATTCTTGATAATTTTTTCATGCTGTTCCTGGGTGTTCTGTTCGTTTGACATTTTATTCCTCCGGTGGTCATTGTATTTGTTGTGTGTTTTCAGGCCATAATACCTGAAAGTGATAATAGACCACTATAATTATACCAGTTTATCCACTAATTGTCAAGTGCCGTTTGTGCAATTTGCATTAAAACCTATTGACAAAAATGCCTGATTTGTGATATAATTTAATGTGTAGGATATAAGTTGAGTGATGTAACGGGAGATGAATTTTTCCCCCTTACCTCTCACCTCATACCTCTTATAAAGGAGGTGTTTTGCTTCGGTATGGCAAGCTCTTTTGACAAGCTCCCGTCGTATTCTGTGCTCATGTGCGTTTACGATAAGGAGATACCTGTAAATTTTAATGACAGTCTTGAAAGTATGCTCATGCAGACCTATCCGCCCGACGACTTTGTGCTCGTGTGTGACG from Ruminococcus sp. NK3A76 includes these protein-coding regions:
- a CDS encoding DUF4261 domain-containing protein — encoded protein: MSNEQNTQEQHEKIIKNMLGFVLLKDANLDWPRFFKELREKWHLDVSDDEVKDGSVVLRINDMLVACSLMPSPVPDHEAENNAKNSVMWTNAAEEVAKHQAHCMIAIMSKNGTPTDQAKLFAKVAASMLILKNAIGIYKFPTCYPCDFYLKTAEVMQHGEFPTPIAVHVGMYLTEGGKMNAYTTGMQFFGKDEFEVVGTLAQPGYLYSFMISVAEYLITEDETLRPGETIGFTEEQKLPLTKSPGAALPIETIKIGLMQG